In Nitrospira sp., one genomic interval encodes:
- a CDS encoding alginate export family protein: MKRIHGRMRWGRLAAIFGAAVVSALQCLTVPAFAGFELPPGERITNLPAIPRNMPQKEAYEIYDPVIGRNFDVKNLWMRADLRVRPEMRNNGCFGMAMNANGSCNTFGTRGNAAGGGNKGNDFFVQQWMRLGIGYDLSPDVNFYLEIIDSATWGGNGTATNAGNGGDPLNHNCSATATGSCRLGVRAAYMLVRNLADIQGLSMKVGRQYVIFGNHSLFGHFDWANTGYSHDGVMFAYQTKNWDSYFGWFRNSESDLNQAAAVGSGSGNIAGNASGSDANRDADMFIFYNQIKVVPGMIIEPFYVYYKNNYGSSATAGVGNQAFGLGTAKHANQTRHMIGNRIEIRKGGFDFSNEIAWQFGQMGQAGACAGDQKCLHINAWATRNWIGYTFYDTAWKTRIAFNFDYASGDGRNNTCGATPGSCSTANTFENFFPTNHIHMGYMDVQAWKNMLSPSVNLQARPTARDHIELWYTNLNLASSKDCWYRGAQGCYVLSNANNTKTHIGDEIDVAYTRMFADGKVALQAAYGTIFSGGYLTSTLNQQVNQHWAYMSLWMNF; this comes from the coding sequence ATGAAACGCATCCATGGACGGATGAGATGGGGTCGATTGGCTGCCATCTTTGGCGCTGCAGTGGTTTCGGCGCTGCAGTGTCTGACGGTCCCGGCCTTTGCCGGATTTGAACTGCCCCCGGGCGAACGTATCACCAACCTTCCCGCCATTCCTCGCAACATGCCACAAAAGGAAGCGTACGAAATTTACGATCCGGTCATCGGACGCAATTTCGACGTGAAGAATCTCTGGATGCGCGCCGACCTGCGCGTGCGGCCGGAAATGCGGAACAACGGCTGCTTCGGTATGGCGATGAACGCCAACGGCTCCTGTAATACGTTCGGAACCAGGGGTAACGCCGCGGGTGGCGGAAACAAGGGTAACGACTTCTTCGTGCAGCAATGGATGCGCTTGGGCATTGGGTATGACCTGTCGCCGGATGTGAACTTCTACCTGGAAATCATCGACAGTGCTACCTGGGGCGGTAACGGTACCGCGACGAACGCGGGTAACGGCGGCGACCCCTTGAACCACAACTGTTCGGCCACCGCCACCGGTTCCTGCCGTCTGGGCGTGCGCGCGGCCTACATGTTGGTGAGGAACCTCGCCGATATTCAGGGCTTGAGCATGAAGGTCGGTCGTCAGTATGTGATATTCGGCAACCACTCGTTGTTCGGCCACTTCGACTGGGCGAACACCGGCTATTCCCATGACGGTGTGATGTTCGCCTACCAGACCAAGAATTGGGACAGCTACTTCGGTTGGTTCAGAAATTCTGAGTCTGATCTCAACCAGGCGGCGGCCGTGGGCAGCGGATCCGGAAACATCGCCGGCAATGCGAGCGGCAGTGATGCCAACCGCGATGCGGACATGTTCATTTTTTATAACCAGATCAAGGTGGTTCCGGGCATGATTATCGAGCCGTTCTATGTGTATTACAAGAACAACTACGGCTCTTCTGCCACGGCGGGTGTCGGGAATCAAGCGTTCGGCTTGGGCACCGCGAAGCATGCCAACCAGACTCGGCACATGATCGGTAACCGAATCGAGATCCGCAAGGGTGGATTCGACTTCAGCAACGAAATCGCCTGGCAGTTCGGTCAGATGGGACAGGCCGGAGCCTGCGCCGGAGACCAGAAGTGTTTGCACATCAATGCTTGGGCGACCAGGAACTGGATCGGCTATACGTTCTATGATACGGCTTGGAAGACGCGTATCGCGTTCAACTTCGACTACGCCTCCGGCGACGGTCGGAATAACACCTGCGGTGCGACCCCTGGGTCTTGTAGCACCGCCAACACGTTTGAAAACTTCTTCCCGACCAACCACATCCACATGGGGTATATGGATGTGCAGGCTTGGAAGAACATGCTATCTCCCTCGGTCAACCTGCAGGCCCGTCCAACGGCTCGCGACCACATTGAGCTGTGGTACACGAACTTGAACTTGGCCAGTTCGAAGGACTGCTGGTATCGAGGTGCGCAGGGCTGTTACGTGCTCTCCAACGCCAACAACACGAAGACCCACATCGGTGACGAAATCGACGTGGCCTACACCAGAATGTTCGCCGACGGCAAGGTGGCCCTGCAGGCCGCCTACGGCACGATTTTCAGCGGCGGCTATCTGACGAGCACGTTGAATCAGCAGGTCAACCAACACTGGGCCTACATGTCACTGTGGATGAACTTCTAA
- a CDS encoding YkgJ family cysteine cluster protein produces MSTPASHQPVVEHFEISLQTPSGEVTTAVAVPTSFVPVASILPLLRGLDEESQRLEQQRLVEGGQAISCRKGCAACCRMLVPVSAPEAFALAEAFERLDLPERTRLQARLDLAAQRLAQAGLLKQLSSLADSQEPLNDEAIEPLNRSYYALRMPCPFLKNEACSIYEHRPAACRELAVTSPATACQDMTSPQVASVPVAVRMSTALSLLWAELTGTIPRLIPLPLAIDWAKRHEAERARRWAGTELFEKALDKVWRYLSQEKVR; encoded by the coding sequence ATGTCGACGCCGGCGAGTCACCAACCAGTCGTAGAACACTTTGAGATTTCCCTGCAAACCCCCAGCGGCGAGGTCACGACCGCGGTGGCGGTCCCGACGAGTTTTGTGCCGGTCGCATCGATCCTTCCCCTCCTGCGAGGCCTGGACGAAGAATCGCAGCGCCTGGAACAGCAACGGCTCGTGGAGGGAGGGCAGGCTATTTCTTGTCGCAAGGGCTGCGCCGCCTGCTGTCGCATGCTCGTACCCGTCTCCGCACCGGAAGCCTTTGCGCTGGCAGAAGCATTTGAGCGTCTCGACCTGCCCGAACGGACTCGTCTCCAAGCACGGCTCGATTTGGCGGCTCAACGGTTGGCCCAAGCGGGGTTGTTGAAGCAGTTGTCCTCGTTGGCGGACTCCCAAGAGCCCCTCAACGACGAAGCCATCGAGCCGTTGAACCGATCCTATTACGCCCTCCGGATGCCCTGCCCCTTTCTGAAGAACGAAGCCTGCAGCATCTATGAGCATCGCCCGGCCGCCTGTCGCGAATTGGCCGTCACGTCCCCCGCCACGGCCTGTCAGGACATGACCAGCCCGCAGGTGGCTTCGGTCCCGGTCGCGGTGCGGATGAGCACGGCCTTGAGCCTGCTCTGGGCCGAGCTGACCGGGACTATCCCCAGACTGATCCCACTTCCACTCGCCATCGACTGGGCCAAACGCCATGAAGCCGAACGAGCCCGTCGATGGGCCGGCACTGAATTATTCGAAAAGGCTCTCGATAAGGTCTGGCGGTACCTCAGTCAAGAGAAGGTCCGCTGA
- the tatA gene encoding twin-arginine translocase TatA/TatE family subunit yields the protein MFGSFGWMELLLILIIVLIIFGAGKIPQLGEGLGKAIKGFKKSVHEPDAIDVTASEADSPTPQPTAQIQQAGQPAAPPPPQQAAAAPPPRETQG from the coding sequence ATGTTTGGTTCGTTCGGCTGGATGGAACTGCTGCTGATTCTCATCATCGTGCTGATCATTTTCGGTGCGGGCAAGATTCCGCAACTCGGCGAGGGATTGGGCAAAGCCATCAAGGGGTTCAAGAAGTCGGTGCATGAACCGGATGCCATCGATGTCACGGCGTCGGAGGCCGATTCGCCGACTCCCCAGCCGACGGCACAAATCCAGCAAGCCGGACAGCCGGCTGCACCGCCGCCTCCGCAGCAGGCTGCAGCGGCTCCACCGCCACGGGAGACGCAGGGGTAA
- the thrH gene encoding bifunctional phosphoserine phosphatase/homoserine phosphotransferase ThrH, which yields MQNPLIVCLDLEGVLVPEIWVNFAIKTGIEELKITTREMPDYDALMKRRLAILDQHGFTLTDIQAVIDAMGPLEGAAEFMTWLRERTQVIILSDTFYEFALPLMRQLGYPTIFCNQLEIGENGRIVNYKLRQPNQKKHAVAALKNLNFRVMAAGDAYNDTAMLGEAHAGFFFRPPAHLPKEFPQFPVTQTYTELQQQFSKAGGFRS from the coding sequence ATGCAGAATCCCCTGATTGTCTGTCTCGACCTCGAAGGTGTGCTTGTACCGGAAATTTGGGTCAACTTTGCCATCAAGACCGGCATTGAAGAGCTCAAGATCACGACGCGCGAAATGCCTGACTATGACGCGCTCATGAAGCGTCGCTTGGCCATCCTCGATCAACATGGCTTCACCTTGACCGACATTCAGGCTGTCATCGACGCCATGGGCCCCTTGGAGGGGGCCGCCGAGTTCATGACCTGGCTCCGCGAGCGGACCCAGGTCATCATCCTGTCCGACACCTTCTACGAATTCGCCCTGCCGTTGATGCGTCAACTGGGGTATCCGACGATTTTCTGCAATCAGCTGGAGATCGGCGAGAACGGCCGCATCGTGAACTATAAGCTGCGGCAGCCCAACCAAAAGAAACACGCGGTGGCGGCGCTGAAGAATCTCAATTTCCGGGTCATGGCGGCAGGTGACGCCTACAACGATACCGCGATGTTGGGTGAGGCTCACGCAGGGTTCTTTTTCCGCCCCCCAGCCCACCTTCCCAAAGAGTTTCCTCAATTCCCCGTGACGCAGACTTACACCGAACTCCAACAGCAATTTTCGAAGGCAGGGGGGTTCAGGTCGTAA
- a CDS encoding twin-arginine translocase TatA/TatE family subunit codes for MFGLGAGEILIILVIAFLLFGPKQLPEIGRQVGKAVKGFKETADDLKKTVEPELNMIQQEMKMVEQDFEASMKEAEEEINHATSGAERAAEESGLPKQA; via the coding sequence ATGTTCGGTCTTGGCGCCGGCGAAATTCTCATCATTCTGGTGATCGCGTTTCTGTTGTTCGGGCCGAAACAGTTGCCCGAGATCGGTCGTCAGGTCGGGAAAGCCGTGAAGGGTTTCAAGGAAACGGCCGACGACCTCAAGAAGACGGTTGAGCCGGAGCTCAACATGATTCAGCAGGAAATGAAGATGGTGGAGCAGGATTTCGAGGCGTCGATGAAAGAAGCGGAAGAAGAAATCAACCACGCAACGTCGGGTGCGGAGCGCGCGGCAGAAGAATCGGGCCTGCCCAAGCAGGCCTAG